ATTAACATCAAGCAATACGTTTTTTTcagcatttattcattaattcattttccttgggcttagtctctttatacatcagggatcgccacagtggaatgaactgccaatttattcagtttttaaagtttttactcagtggatgtccttctagctgcaacccagtactgggaaacacccatacactctcacattcgcacacacatacactacggccaatttagtttattcaaatcaaaCCCAGCCAGGGTtcaaaccattgaccttcttgctgtgaggtgacagtgctaaccattgagtcaCCGTCTCGCCCATTTTGAGCATTTATATTTAGTACTATTTTTAATACTACATATGTATATTAAATTTTCTAGAACTGAGATTGATAAATGCTAGAAgtattgttagttaatgttaaaaaTTTTTAACAAATGAAATGTAACACACTCACGCACTATATATGTCATAAGTTTGGGGCCAGTTTAAAAGTAGTATATATTAATTAGGGCTGTAAtagttaacattcattcattttccttcggcttagtccctttatatatcaggggtcaccacagccgaatgcactggcaacttatccagcaaatgttttacacagcgaatgcccctcttgtaacccagtactgggaaacacccacacactgtcatgttcgcacacatacactacgatcaatttagtttatttaattcacttatagcccatgtgtttggaatgtgggggaaaccagagcacatggaggaaacctacataaacacagggagaacatgcaaactccacacagaaatgcaaactggcccagctgggactcaagactttcttgctgtgaggcaacattgctaaccactgagccaccatgtcgccctattGGTTCACAtattcaaacatatttaaaattagagttcaataatgactgaaatatatttatattatatgtcaatatcagctgttcctatatatatatatatattatttttttttatacaacagttctgtctggttctcaaatctgattggctgatagccgtgcgatattctggatatatatgtatattgaaGAAATTCAATTCTaaaattctattttattaaaaattcttAGAAACttgattttttacaataacaataaaaaaacgaCAATTTAAGGTTTTGTATTTCTTCTCCCTAACTGTACTGAAATTAAACCAAtctgtaacttttaaaaaaattacatgtgTACCAAACCATTCGTTTTGTGTACTGTTACCCCAGTATAAAAGTGTAGTAAATGGAATCCAAAAATTTTAAGTTAATGGTTTAACACAGGGGTGAcacggctcagtggttagcgctgtcacctcaagaaagtcactggttcgagtttgttctcccagtgtttgcatgggtttccggAAAATTTATTAACCTCCGGCGCTTGTATGTATATGGATgttggtataggtgaatttaataagctaaattggcagtggtatatgtgtgaatgaatgttatggatgtttcccactactgggttgcagctggaagggcatccaatgcgtaaaacatatgctggattagttggtggttcattccggtgtggcaactcctgatgaataaagagactaagctgaaggaaaatgaatgaatgaatggttcaaCATTCAGTTGAAATTCTTTTATctatttttcaattaatttattttttctatattaaaaatgtacatttcataTAACCTTTAAATGAATTGCATTTAAACAGGAAGTAACCCCCCCACCCAATTTGTTACAGATAAAAGCTTATGCAATAGCCTACAGTGCTACATGGTTTTGACCACACAAGAGCAGAAAGCTATCAGCTCAATTTGCTTTCTAGCCGGCCCAGTGACTTTCCTGGCGAACATTTTGGTCCTGCTGACCATTGCAAGCTCCACAGCACTGCGCAGACGCCCATCGTACCTGTTTATCAGCAGCCTGGCACTGGCCGACATGTTTGCCAGCTGTTTCTTCACCATCAGTTTTCTAGATTTCCATCTTCTCAGTCAGAGAGACGATGCTAACCTCTATCTCTTCAAGCTTGGTGGCGTCACAATGGCGTTTACGGGCTCTGTGGGAAGCCTTTTGCTGACAGCGCTGGACCGATATCTTTGCATCTACCAGGCTTCCAATTACAAGCTGCTACTGACACGCACTAGAGCCAAACTGGCCATATTATTCTTATGGTGTGTGACGATTATTCTCTCATTCCTCCCTTTGATGGGGTGGAGGTGCAAAACCTGGTTGGATCGTCCATGCTCACGTCTCTTCCCGTACGTGGATCGTCACTATTTGGCCAGCTGGACGGGTCTGCAGCTTGTGATGCTTTTTCTTATCATAGTGGCTTATGCTCTTATCCTGTGGAAAGCAAATCGCCATGAAGCAAATATGGGTGGACCAAAGTTAGGGAGGCAGAGCGTGAAAGGACAGGCTCGAATGCGAATGGACATTCAGCTCGCACACACTTTTAGTTTGATCCTTCTAATCCTGGCGATCTGTTGGCTGCCCGTCCTGTCCTTTATGGTAGTGGACGTCAGAGTGACCCTGACAAACAAACAACAGCGAATGTTCGCTTTCTGTAGCACACTGTGTCTGGTGAACTCTTGTGTAAACCCTCTTCTCTATGCCCTGCGCTGCCGAGAGCTGAGGGGAGAAATGCTGGCATTGATAGAATGTTGCAAGGCATGCAGGGAACATGCTTTGGGTCATACTCATGGCCAAATAACTGATAGCAGTTCTGGCAAAAAGAGCACAAATCCGGCAGTGAGTGGTAGTAACCCAGAAATTGTTTCTAGGAGTGCAGACAGGCAGCAAAACAGCATATGAATAATGTCTAAAAGTCATATTTACTTGTCATTTTGTTTATGGAAGCACAATATATTGTTGGCCACAACGATATCGGCCGATATGTACAATATATCGGTTGT
This sequence is a window from Danio rerio strain Tuebingen ecotype United States chromosome 16, GRCz12tu, whole genome shotgun sequence. Protein-coding genes within it:
- the cnr2 gene encoding cannabinoid receptor 2 isoform X1; amino-acid sequence: MENKLEQDQEATTVLYSNLSTQNISTTDKSLCNSLQCYMVLTTQEQKAISSICFLAGPVTFLANILVLLTIASSTALRRRPSYLFISSLALADMFASCFFTISFLDFHLLSQRDDANLYLFKLGGVTMAFTGSVGSLLLTALDRYLCIYQASNYKLLLTRTRAKLAILFLWCVTIILSFLPLMGWRCKTWLDRPCSRLFPYVDRHYLASWTGLQLVMLFLIIVAYALILWKANRHEANMGGPKLGRQSVKGQARMRMDIQLAHTFSLILLILAICWLPVLSFMVVDVRVTLTNKQQRMFAFCSTLCLVNSCVNPLLYALRCRELRGEMLALIECCKACREHALGHTHGQITDSSSGKKSTNPAVSGSNPEIVSRSADRQQNSI
- the cnr2 gene encoding cannabinoid receptor 2 (The RefSeq protein has 5 substitutions compared to this genomic sequence), with translation MENKLEQDQEATTVLYSNLSTQNISTTDKSLCYSLQCYMVLTTQEQKAISSICFLAGPVTFLANILVLLTIASSTALRRRPSYLFISSLALADMFASCFFTISFLDFHLLSQRDDANLYLFKLGGVTMAFTGSVGSLLLTALDRYLCIYQASNYKLLLTRTRAKLAILLLWCVTIILSFLPLMGWRCKTWLDRPCSRLFPYVDRHYLASWTGLQLVMLFLIIVAYPLILWKANRHEANMGGPKLGRQSVKGQARMRMDIQLAHTFSLILLILAICWLPVLSFMLVDVRVTLTNKQQRMFAFCSTLCLVNSCVNPLLYALRCRELRGEMLALIECCKACREHALGHTHGQITDSSSGKKSKNPAVSGSNPEIVSRSADRQQNSI